Proteins from a single region of Pirellulales bacterium:
- a CDS encoding glycosyltransferase family A protein yields MPADDVASADWRPKVAGIMPLYNKRDTVLDAIESMLAQSSPPDEIVIVDDGSTDGSGDLVADKYVNHPLIRLIRQQNRGVSAARNAAIRASTAPILAFLDADDKWLPRRVEEQAAIMVANESCMIVLGAAVLCNESMGRTWIEGDVIRRETYLKEYFREQHLPVCSGVMVRRAALNEVGMFDESLQMGEDHDLWLRVMLRFGFAHHPKPVVWYRCCRPQTLASVERDFLGNDIYFAKHRYTFGRGISGRVIWGIAYAAVLRRHADWFFKHGEGWRALKKITRALRLWPFFNPLPLTKSAVACMLGPRAYQSVVSLTHRLRRRRPNRAS; encoded by the coding sequence ATGCCTGCAGACGACGTCGCCAGCGCCGACTGGCGGCCAAAAGTCGCGGGCATCATGCCGCTCTACAACAAGCGCGACACGGTTCTTGACGCCATCGAAAGTATGTTGGCACAGTCGAGTCCACCCGATGAAATCGTAATCGTCGACGATGGCTCAACAGACGGATCAGGCGACTTAGTCGCCGATAAGTATGTGAACCATCCGTTGATCCGTCTCATTCGGCAGCAGAACCGCGGCGTCAGCGCAGCGCGTAACGCAGCGATCCGCGCATCGACCGCCCCGATTCTGGCTTTCCTCGACGCCGACGACAAATGGCTGCCGCGACGGGTCGAAGAACAGGCCGCGATCATGGTCGCAAATGAAAGCTGCATGATCGTGTTGGGAGCCGCGGTCCTATGCAACGAAAGCATGGGGCGAACTTGGATCGAAGGAGACGTCATACGGCGTGAGACTTATCTGAAGGAATATTTCCGGGAGCAGCACTTGCCCGTCTGTAGCGGCGTAATGGTGCGTCGCGCGGCCTTGAACGAAGTTGGCATGTTCGACGAGAGCTTACAGATGGGAGAAGACCACGATTTGTGGCTGCGCGTGATGCTACGATTCGGCTTCGCGCATCACCCCAAGCCGGTTGTTTGGTATCGATGCTGCCGTCCACAAACGCTCGCCAGCGTAGAACGCGACTTCCTCGGTAACGACATCTATTTTGCCAAACATCGCTATACGTTTGGTCGCGGCATAAGCGGCCGTGTAATCTGGGGTATAGCTTATGCGGCGGTGCTCCGCCGTCATGCCGACTGGTTTTTCAAACATGGCGAAGGATGGCGAGCGCTCAAGAAGATAACGCGCGCGCTGCGGCTTTGGCCGTTTTTCAATCCTCTTCCGTTGACGAAATCCGCTGTGGCTTGCATGTTGGGGCCGCGGGCCTACCAATCGG